TCGATTGCGCTGCCGATTGGCTTCGTAAAGGAATACCGCGGCGGCGCTGCCGACATTGAGAGAGTCCACCGTGGGGGACATGGGGATGACGGCGGCTTCGTCGCAGGCGGCGAGCACGGCGGGGGAGACCCCGTGACCTTCACTGCCGAAAACGATGCAGCAGTCGCCGGCAAAGTTCACTTGGGAGAGTGTGTGGCCGTCAGCATGCGGATGGGCGGCGACGCACCGAACGCCCAGTTTGCGCAGGTCATGCAGGGCCTGGGTCAGGCTCGCGCTCTCCACGACAGGCAGTTGGAAAATAGCCCCCATCGAACCTCGCACGGCGCGGCGTAAGAATGGACTGCTGCACGTTTCGCCAACGACCAGGGCCTGGGCGTTGAGGGCGGCGCAGTTGCGGACCAGGGCGCCGAGGTTCTCGGCGTTGCTGAGCCCGTCGGCCGCCGTCAGGAGACGCGGCCGCGGGCTGCGCGCGATAATGTCCGCCAGCGTCGGGAGAGGCGGGACTTTCCCCAACGCGAGCAAGCCCTGATACATGGAGTAGCCGGTGAGTGTCTCGAGCAGCGGCTTCTCGGCCACGTAAACCTGGATGGTTTCGGTCCTGGCCTTCAGCAAGGGCTCCAATTCCCGCAGCCATTTTTCCGGGAGCAACATCGAGACGACGCTGAAGTTGCTCTCCAGCAAACGCCGCACAACCTTTTCGCCCTCGGCAACGAAGATGCCTTGCTGCCGGTGTTCCGCCTGCCGCCGCATCGTGCGGTAAGGCTGAAGCTCGGGCAGATCGAAGGACTCAATCCTTTGGGCCTGATACATTTGGGGTGAGCGGGTCCCTGCGCGTCAGTCAAAGTGCCTCGGTGCGTCCCAGTCTCCCTCAGCCCGACCCTCTGTCGCAGGGAGAAAGAAAAGCGAGTGGCAGCCCATCATAATATCAGGGTCGGGCAGGGCTGGGCTTGGGAGGTTAGTTCGAGGCGTACATGGTTAGCCCCGATCTTTTGAAGGCGGTCGCTGACGACGCGGTGCGCCAACTCTGGGAGATTGCACTCGCGGCTCAAGTGGCCCAAGTACAAATGGCGCAGGTCGCCAGACATGATCTGCTCGGCCGTCTCAGCGGCGGCGTCGTTGGACAGATGGCCGTGCCGCCCCAGAATACGCTGCTTCAGGGGCCAGGGGCGTGTCGGACAATCCTGCAGCATCTGAACATCGTGGTTGGCTTCCAGCACCAGCGCATGGGCCGGGCGGATTCGTTCGAGCACCAGGCGGTTTGTATGACCGAGGTCGGTCAGGAATCCGATATTGCCCGCGCTGGTCCGCAGGAGGTAGCCCACAGGATCCTGGGCATCGTGCGGAATGCTGAACGTCTCAACCTGGATGTCGCCCACCTCGAAACTGGCGCCGGTCGCAAACAGGCAGCAGGCCAGCCGCGTTCCATATTGATACTCGACCGCCTCCAGAGTGGGGCGGTTGCCATAGACGGGAATTCCCAACTTCCCATTCAAGGCCGGGAGGCTCTGCACATGGTCCGAGTGTTCGTGCGTGATCAGGATCGCAGTCAGGTTCTCGGGCGCGCGGCCAATCGTGGCGAGGCGCTGGCGAATCTGGCGCAGGCTGAAACCCGCGTCAATGAGGACGCGGGCCTCTTCGGTTTCCACGTAGGCGCAATTGCCACTGGAACCGCTGCCCAAAATGGTTAGGCGAACGGACACGGCTTACCTTACGGACGAGTCGATGCTGGAGCAATGCTTTTCAAAGCACCTGCCCGGCCGCCTGGTTATTTCGGCCGCGTGGCACGATCCTGCAGCCAGGCAACATCGGGATTATCCGGCGAATTGAACCAGTCCCCTACCCCGCCGTTTTCCACCAGCGGCGGCGTGGTGCGAGCGTCGCGCCAGCGCCGCAGTTCTGAATGCCCGTCGGCAAAGGAGAAGCCGCCGGCGAAATGGTGATAGAATCCGGGCAGATCGTAAAAGCCGTAGCGCGCAGGCTGATCTGGCCATCCGGACATTCGCACGGCGAAATTGCCCACGTCAATGCTGTCGGGCCGCATGTCAAGGAAAACGAAGATTTTGGCGGGGCCGGGATTAACCAATTCGGCTTGTTTGAAATACAGCCTGTAGGCGCCAGTATCGAGGCGTTCGCTGTTATCCCAGCCGCCGAAGCCGCCGAGGTAGAAGTTCATGGACATGGTGCGAACGCGCGGCCTGGCTTGACCGTCAACCAGGATGGTTGAACGGTCGGCGGGACATCTCCAGATGGCCAGGTTCTTCCCGCAATACGGCCATAAAGGACTCCTGGTGATGTCGTGGTTCGGGTCCCAGTTGGCGGGGTCCCCGGGGTTCCACCATTGAAGCCAGCCGGTGACCCAGGT
The nucleotide sequence above comes from Candidatus Paceibacterota bacterium. Encoded proteins:
- a CDS encoding RNA methyltransferase; this encodes MYQAQRIESFDLPELQPYRTMRRQAEHRQQGIFVAEGEKVVRRLLESNFSVVSMLLPEKWLRELEPLLKARTETIQVYVAEKPLLETLTGYSMYQGLLALGKVPPLPTLADIIARSPRPRLLTAADGLSNAENLGALVRNCAALNAQALVVGETCSSPFLRRAVRGSMGAIFQLPVVESASLTQALHDLRKLGVRCVAAHPHADGHTLSQVNFAGDCCIVFGSEGHGVSPAVLAACDEAAVIPMSPTVDSLNVGSAAAVFLYEANRQRNRM
- a CDS encoding prepilin-type N-terminal cleavage/methylation domain-containing protein codes for the protein MCEAGHIRRARLDRCGFTLIELLVVIAIIAILAALLLPALNKGKLKAQAIQCMNNHRQLCLAWRMYSDDNQDRLLYASEDPRNPSTIAATWVTGWLQWWNPGDPANWDPNHDITRSPLWPYCGKNLAIWRCPADRSTILVDGQARPRVRTMSMNFYLGGFGGWDNSERLDTGAYRLYFKQAELVNPGPAKIFVFLDMRPDSIDVGNFAVRMSGWPDQPARYGFYDLPGFYHHFAGGFSFADGHSELRRWRDARTTPPLVENGGVGDWFNSPDNPDVAWLQDRATRPK
- a CDS encoding MBL fold metallo-hydrolase, with the protein product MSVRLTILGSGSSGNCAYVETEEARVLIDAGFSLRQIRQRLATIGRAPENLTAILITHEHSDHVQSLPALNGKLGIPVYGNRPTLEAVEYQYGTRLACCLFATGASFEVGDIQVETFSIPHDAQDPVGYLLRTSAGNIGFLTDLGHTNRLVLERIRPAHALVLEANHDVQMLQDCPTRPWPLKQRILGRHGHLSNDAAAETAEQIMSGDLRHLYLGHLSRECNLPELAHRVVSDRLQKIGANHVRLELTSQAQPCPTLIL